DNA from Garra rufa chromosome 5, GarRuf1.0, whole genome shotgun sequence:
acacagcagatgctttccagatcaagagatctttaacagacatcttgcagacgtacttGTGCTATCTTAAAACTGCGAACTCAAGATGAAACAAAAGTGTTTCTCATGACAAAGAaggtatcagtcactcagtatgtagttttaataatgtaaaaatgtttaaagtgcccctattatgccttttcaaatatgatatttcatgtagtgtgtcatgtagctgtatgtgaacataaactatctgcaaagttgtgacgccgacagtgcactataaataaagtttttgtctaacaaaaaaaagagtcggctcacattcgcctaaacgagtcgtcagcaattcgaatcttttttctgtaacggccacacgtcacgagctacacatttgcgtaatgtccgcccacgttcaatttcgcgaacaacttgcccgcccacaaacagtaggcctaccattttcacgtggattacatcatgtcaagaagacgccctgtgctgtgacagcctgtgagaaactatcaagaatgagtggttaacattaattttttcaacacctcagcagtccaatgccaagcttgtgttgtgttcgcgtcattttactgatgactgcttttctaatcttggggagtaacgttacaacgcgagattcaccaaacgcttggttttaaaaaatggatcagtgcccagtttatttggaccggcttgctcctctgaacttctacctgtaagtatgattaataattgtattttctagcgatcgttcaaaatacgtctttgtgtacgttatggtgtgtaacaaccccgcacatgttttggtaaccggctaacttgcgtttctgtagttctgttgttcagctgtgagtgcaatgtagtctaaaaagttttgtgattgatgcagcttgactgtctgtctgccttattagtttaagtaatgataatgataaacgatggcttaacgcagtgttatggattgtacagtgttgaagttcacaacgtagaggtgtgtccggttcgcttacaaaagcaaattgcaagcactttccacagttaacatattacacccactgagaaacgtcctgctccagtcgtgcttgcaatgCAGTTtattgtcgatgtgccacttcaacagtttcatcgtcagactccggctcgaattgatagggtaaaatcgaggctatcttttctatgcattaacaggtctccgcagctgtcgttcagttatgccaatgggcgtttcgttttgcgctgtagcggtagaccaatccaaaaggactgcaccatctgaccaatcacagcggtgagggctcactgaaaggaggggtttagagagactgattcttcgaactgcttcaaacgagtcgtttacgaatcatttagaaacggggtaaaaataaatctaattttggagaaaactaaagtgttttttgaacttgcatacatgtaaacctgttttaagagactattacaacaatattaattacctttaaaatggcataataggggcactttaacattTATCAGATTATAAACTTGCCCATTTCGTTGAGAGTGAAGTGCTCTTCTCGCATTTGAATGGTTGTGATATTTGAATGATTCAGATACATCGCGTTGTTGCATCGCGTCTGGTTAGGACACGCGACAAGTGCTTTATCTGAGCATTTCACTGTGCTTTTATTTATGTTGTCTAGCAGCTATGGGTTTTCATgcaggggcagccgtggcctaatggttagagagtcggacatgtaacccaaaggttgcaggttcgagtctcaggtccggcagggattgtatgtggggggagtgaataaccagcactctcttcaccctcaataccacaactgaggtgagacccttgagcaccATACCCTCAACTGGGCTCTGCAGCAATggctagtatgggtcaccatacttggcctcacttcatcTCCTTTCCGTTCCTAATATATAGGTAAGcatatatgtacacatatataaaattggccgttttcctataatatatgcacatatatgtgcatatatgtacatataatataggaaaacggccaattttatatgtcacatatattaaaaacctatatcaaaacctatattaaaacatatatgtttatataggttCTTTCCGTGTGGGGGCAGGTGTATTATCCATAAATATTAAATGGTGATGTAGCTCTGTCACTGAATAATAGCAGACAAACAGGATTGTAGGATAAAGGATATATGAAGTGGTcatctttatttaaaatacttgTATATCAGTACATTCAGGTTtgctttaaaaataatgtaaatatgtgGTTGACAACAAGGTTTTACAGCCTGGCTCTTGAGGTCTATGGCacaagtttagctccaacctagTCCTAAGACTAATACATTTTTGACACATATTTGTCatgtaaatattttaacattCCTTGATTGCATCatacaaaaaaatcaattttccaATAATCATAAaatatgtacatatattttttcacatacatttttttaaattccttGCAACCTTTGGATGGATCTCCTCCTGTGACTCAGTATCCCTGGGAAGTAATAGACAAGATTTGTTACTACACATGAGACAAacaagatacaaaaaaaaaaccttaatacCTGAAAACCACAAATGAAACAGCATATAGCAACTGCGCactaaatcatgaaaaaaatTACCTATTTTAGTGCCACATTGACCACTGTCATGTCTGTGTTGCAGGTGGCTTTGCAGGCAAATCCTGAGATAAAGATGGAGACGATGAACTGAAGGATGGAGAACACCAGCAATACTCCGAGGGTCCCCAAACCAGAACTCtaaataaacacattaaacatGCCCATATGAAAGCAGTTCCACaaatacagtttttctcaattgctaaaacactataaccagtcttttgaactaaaatttcaaaactacaGTATAACGTCATTtatgaaaaagcacacccatttccctaaacattaaacactattccctgctttgacacatgagttatatttggtgaactgttactgcaaaactctacacacaaatccctacatttctcagtgcttacaccatatGGTCAGTTAGAAAGCACTAGTATTcagtattgttcactcaagtctgtgaagtttgagctcaattagcacacaattacccaagtggaaacataggagtcaaaatttagcacacaccaactTAGAACcttcaatggagataaaagagccaaagtcagcttacagtgtttctcagtcactttggtgcatttctcagatcagaaatgaaattgtcaaaactacttgttcaacaaccacatcatctagtctcttgtgcacatcataaaaagcttctcattcttctgatcaagatgcgattgctttggtacattcatacaactgattatatacatttgtctgcggtttcctacattatcagttgctatatgttgctcaaaatgtattatatggttctctgtgcaatagttttacccctcaaaacatcaagccATTAGCTcgtcgtataagtcattacctaaatgcaaaatgtttgatctagttgtcataaactgtctatttctattagactttttgtaaatttgtcatgaattattcaagtgaatcttgactttcactaatgaagataatatagatcaaccaatgataaagcagttctctaaaatagctcaaaggtacatctcatgaaccttcaattagaatgcatatatagacagaggacaacataaaagttacaaattctgacagtggactttctaattttattttcacctttgtgcccatttgtgccttttcttttctgtttcacaatgacgttgtaatgcatttttactgtttttagtttttagtttttttggtaagaccactagtacaagtgtaactgtgaatcctatccagtctttttcaatcaatatcccacctacagtaatgtgtaattttgaagaggaagagtaggaggtgaaagaggaagaggaggagaagaaggtggatgatgatgatgacgacaacatggaagagacagaggaagggcaagggaaagaaaacaagcagtctcatatattttagttgatgagtgccagggttggatcaggcatgcaagaggatttgacccctgctgtctggccagggctaatttagcctgtgatgcagaagaggttctttggcctgccCCAGAcaaaagacaggatgctgggcagaataattatttttgttgttgtttgctgttttgtactgttttttacagtacattactgtaaattaaggaataaaacacttgcaaatgcatatatttgttgtgttcatcatgtggaaagttttttttttattattgtttttgtagtattgttttgaatttatctcatcagtgtgtaaaactgtgttgtagtgtgtgtgtgtttgaggatttgtgtgtcatgtctgagagcaaagtttggtttttcagcaagattgagttgttttgagtggagagcttcattttgacctcaatataggaagtttcgggaattgagttagaagttgtggatttgtgtttagagtttcgcaaataagaggcataaattcaagaaatgtgtttaagcaattgagaaaaactgtaacatcCCAGGAATTATATTGCTTTATTCTGATGATAATGGTCTATTTAAAAAATCAGTATATAAGTTCACAAAGGTAAAATTCTGTCGTTATTTACTAACCttctttttattaattattataatttttttttttttaaaaaagaagatattttaaacacTGCTTTAATGAAGTTTCAAATCTTTTTAAATCATCCAGTAtctttgtgtgaggaacaaacCGGTTTATGTCAAGATTTTTTTCAATTCAGTAATGACTTAAAAGTAAATGATAAAAGAAttgtcatttattaaaaaaaaattacagttaatAGCTAAAAAGAATACCACACATTAAAACAAAATACTGCACATTATATATTCATACCTCAATATGTACACAGTCATAACTACTTCTACTGTAGCAACGAGGGAACCTTGAGAGCATTCCCATCTCTATGCCCATCAGAATAATGGATATCGCTGCAGTTACAGCACTGATCACATTCATTCCAAGAGAGGCTTTCACCTACAGGAAGAAAAACTGTAAGTGACAGGAATTGTAATGGCCTAAACTTGTAAGATCAGTCCAATATCTTGACTTGTCAGTAGTAAAGGATGAATATTGCATTGTGCTAAAAGTAACAGTTAAGTAACAGCTACACAGTTTCTTTCTGAATTGTGCACCTGATGGAAATTTTGATCAGAGAATCTAAAGATGCAGCTAACAGTTTTAAATTTGGACTGTTGCTCAGTTGTTGACAGCTTGTGGTGATTTAAATTGCACAACAATTAGTCGAGTAATCTAAATAATGATGTACAAATAAGGATCAAGAACTGACAGAAGAGTTCTCACCCACAGATTTTAGCACAAAATATGTACATACCACACATGGATTCAGTTTATTCTGTGCAGCAACAGACAGAGAGCCAGTACAGATGTACTGAGAAAGAAGAACAGGAAATTAGAATTTGAATTAGAATTAAAAGTGAAATAAAGCAAAACTGTTAAATTAAACTTACAATGAAAGATCCCCAATAGGTGTTGCCAATCACAGAAATACTATCAAATCTGTAGACATTTGCGGTGAGTACAATACCAAGTAAGAAGACCGTCACTCCAATCATTATCTGTACAGTCTAGAGAGCAGAACTAGGTCAGGTGTTTGTTTGGAAACACAAAAATAGAAAATATGTTGATGTTTAATATACTAAAGGGAATCAGATTTACATGTATCTTTACACAAGGTCTTATGACAAAAGACTGCTGTCATTTAAAGTGATCtagaaaaaaactattaaaatccCAAATTGATACCATGAAGCATTATAATTCAACATAAAATGTATTACCCCCAATGCCTTTGGTTGTGCACTGAAAAATCCTTTAAGAGCCGTATTGTGATATGCTCCTCTGACCTGCTGTCCATCATCACAAATAACAGTATCTTGTGCCACCTGTGGATTTACTTGGATGACAACTGTAGCTTTGTCAGATGCGATGACCTTGCTGCTTTCCATTCTAAAAAAACTTGTGGATTTCACCTGTAATTGATCATTAATCATAAATTAATAATCTTAAGAGAGTTTTTGGGCAGTTGTGGCCTAAAATTGGACTAAAGGTCGCAGGTTTAATTTTCAGTACTGGCCGGAAAGCAGAGCTAAAATAGTGTCACTCTAAAATATGGTATACCCTAAGGTTGGGTACCGAACCCATATGGCCGGTATGTACT
Protein-coding regions in this window:
- the LOC141334289 gene encoding membrane-spanning 4-domains subfamily A member 4A-like; translation: MESSKVIASDKATVVIQVNPQVAQDTVICDDGQQVRGAYHNTALKGFFSAQPKALGTVQIMIGVTVFLLGIVLTANVYRFDSISVIGNTYWGSFIYICTGSLSVAAQNKLNPCVVKASLGMNVISAVTAAISIILMGIEMGMLSRFPRCYSRSSYDCVHIESSGLGTLGVLLVFSILQFIVSIFISGFACKATCNTDMTVVNVALK